TAAAATAATGCTCGATGGAAAAAAATCTCTGGCCGAACAGAAAGTTTATAAGGCCATGAATCAAGCGGCAGATGAAGTTGATGATGATCCAGTCGAAGTAATCAAGCAGGCTCTGGAGAATATCATGCCTGCTCTGGAAGTCAGGTCACGCAGAGTCGGTGGATCGAGTTATCAGGTGCCAATAGAAGTTGATGAGAATCGCAAGCTCAGTCTGGCACTCCGCTGGTTTGTTGAAGCGGTTCGTTCGCGGGGAGAAAGAAACCTGGAGGAAAGAATTGCAGGTGAACTTCTCGACGCGTACAATAATTCCGGTGGAGCTGTTAGAACCAAAGAGGAAGTGCATCGCCAGGCAGAGGCAAATAGAGCTTTTGCCCACTATAGATGGTAATAAAATACAGATGATGGTTGCAATATAACCATCCTGTCAGTTTAGTCAGTAAGGAGGGAGTATTATGGCCCGACAATTCCCATTGAAAAAAACAAGGAATATAGGAATTATATCGCACATAGATGCCGGTAAGACCACCACCACAGAGCGCATTCTCTACTACACCGGTAGAGTCCATAAAATGGGAGAAACTCATGATGGGGCCGCCGTAATGGATTTCATGGAACAGGAGCAGGAGAGAGGAATTACCATTACCTCTGCTGCTACTACCTGTCAATGGCGTGAACATCGAGTAAATATTATAGACACGCCCGGCCACGTTGATTTTACCGTTGAGGTAGAAAGATCTCTGCGGGTGCTTGATGGAGCAATAGCACTGTTTTGCTCAGTAGGTGGAGTTGAACCACAGTCAGAAACTGTCTGGCGGCAGGCCGATAAGTACGGTGTGCCGCGCATCGGGTTCGTGAACAAGATGGACCGAATGGGAGCTGATTTCTTTCGAGTTATAGATATGATGAAAGAGAGGCTGGGAGCCAATGCTGTTCCTATACAGCTTCCTGTAGGCACCGAAGACGAATTTAAAGGTGTTATCGATTTAATAGAAATGGATGCTATTATATATCATGATGATCTCGGAGTAAATTACGAGCGCTGTGAGATCCCTGATGAATATAAGGAGCAGGCAGCCGAAAAACGAGAAGAGCTTCTGGAAAAGCTTTCAGAAGAGGACGATGAGTTGATGATGAGGTATCTTGAAGATGAAGAGATCAGCGCAGAAGAAATAACCGAAGTTCTGCGCCAGGCGGTGCTGGATGTCAGCATAGTTCCGGTTATGTGTGGCTCTGCTTTTAAAAATAAAGGAGTGCAGATGCTGCTCGATGCTGTTGTAGATTATCTGCCTTCTCCTACCGATGTTCCGCCCGTGGAAGGTTTCCATCCGGAAACCGAGGAAGAGCTCACCCGGGAAGCCGATGACGATGCTCCGTTTTCAGCTCTGGCCTTTAAAATAATGTCAGATCCCTATGTGGGCAAGCTGGCATTCTTTAGAGCTTATTCAGGCGTGCTGGAATCGGGCTCCTATATATATAACTCGACTTCTGAAGAGCGGGAAAGAATCGGTAGAATTCTTCAGATGCATGCCAATCATAGAGAAGAACGCGAGAAAGTTTATGCCGGTGACCTGGCAGCTGCTGTGGGTTTGAAGCATACCACGACCGGCGACACCCTTTGCGATGATGAAGATCCGATTATACTTGAGTCCATGGACTTTCCCGAGCCTGTTATTTCGGTGGCTATCGAACCCAAAACCCAGGCCGAGCAGGATAAACTGAGCG
The DNA window shown above is from Halarsenatibacter silvermanii and carries:
- the fusA gene encoding elongation factor G produces the protein MARQFPLKKTRNIGIISHIDAGKTTTTERILYYTGRVHKMGETHDGAAVMDFMEQEQERGITITSAATTCQWREHRVNIIDTPGHVDFTVEVERSLRVLDGAIALFCSVGGVEPQSETVWRQADKYGVPRIGFVNKMDRMGADFFRVIDMMKERLGANAVPIQLPVGTEDEFKGVIDLIEMDAIIYHDDLGVNYERCEIPDEYKEQAAEKREELLEKLSEEDDELMMRYLEDEEISAEEITEVLRQAVLDVSIVPVMCGSAFKNKGVQMLLDAVVDYLPSPTDVPPVEGFHPETEEELTREADDDAPFSALAFKIMSDPYVGKLAFFRAYSGVLESGSYIYNSTSEERERIGRILQMHANHREEREKVYAGDLAAAVGLKHTTTGDTLCDDEDPIILESMDFPEPVISVAIEPKTQAEQDKLSEALQKLAEEDPTFRVKSDEETGQTLIMGMGELHLEVIVNRLLRDFNVDANVGQPRVSYRETITERIEDVEGKFVRQSGGRGQYGHVIMDVEPLDEGEGFEFENDIFGGAIPKEYIPSVEDGIEEAMENGITAGYPVVDIKVTLKDGSYHEVDSSEMAFKIAGSMGFKKAAERANPVILEPMMEVEVVTPEEYMGEVIGDLNGRRGEVQGMDQRNNAQVVTALVPLAEMFGYATDLRSKTQGRATHTMQFAHYAQAPKSIAEEIREK
- the rpsG gene encoding 30S ribosomal protein S7, producing MRKDRAERREIKPDPVYDEVVVNRLINKIMLDGKKSLAEQKVYKAMNQAADEVDDDPVEVIKQALENIMPALEVRSRRVGGSSYQVPIEVDENRKLSLALRWFVEAVRSRGERNLEERIAGELLDAYNNSGGAVRTKEEVHRQAEANRAFAHYRW